From the Leguminivora glycinivorella isolate SPB_JAAS2020 chromosome 21, LegGlyc_1.1, whole genome shotgun sequence genome, the window CCTCTCGTGGATAATAAATATCTGGAGTTCCTAGTAAAACCATGTTTCCGTGACCAAACATTATTTGACAAAGAAAAACGGAGCGTAAGTAAATAAAGGAAAATACCATCTTATTTGAATGCGTGCTGTACGTCTGTCTCCACACTATACggtgtacttttaggtatttaaaagaacGTAAACGATTAATAGGCAAGTTgactaaacataaaataaaatagtttataccatgcacaaaataaagcatgagataattataagaaaaacagggacagaagtAATTTTAActcaaatttatattttataaatcagatagaaatacaaatatatgtatatatattctctgatttataaaatataaattttataaaacgGTCAACtttatatataaagtaaatcagttgaccgtgacgtcactcaattcgatttcattaTTAATTCCTTATTAGCAAgccgttcaaaatcgttttgacagttcataaaaagaagctgatttgactagaaggcaagTAGCGAATTCAcacattttcgggtagttagTACATTTTTGTCGTTTAACCAAACAaatacaacaaaattaaaattttgaaaaaactccgaccgcgacatagtggaccgatttttatgaaacatggctaagaacacttcctaCTAACTcacctttcaaacaaaaaaaaaaaactaaatcgaaatcggttcatccgttcgggagctacgatgccacagacagacacgtcaaacttttaacaacaccccgtcgtttttgcgtcgggggttaaaaaccaatTGGATCTGTCGCCGAGCGACCTGTCTGTAACCTTCTTATTTTGATCTTGTAATTTTTCATTTACCTTCAACTGGCATAAGGAGCCTTCAGACTTTtagagggtagattttgttacGTTTATTTAAATGGCTAAAGTAACAGACTatagaaaatataaaataaataaatatattggggacaccttactcagatcaacttagccccaaactaagcaaagcttgtgctaGGGGTGCTCAGCGACATactatagataaatacatatatacatagaaaacacccatggttcaggaacaaatatttgtgctcaacacacaaataaatgcccttaccggcatTCGAACCCAGGAGCGCGGCTTAGCGagttagcaggcagggtcactaccgactgagccagaccggtcgtcaaataataaGCGAGTTCATCCCTGAGCAACCTTTACTACCTCGGAGTCGGCGCCTGAATGCTTTTCCTTTTGAGTTTCTAACCTTCCCCCTTGCACCCTATAACCGCCCCCACGCATGCTTCAGCCCGCAGGCTCCGCGTCGCGCCGGCGCCGTTGCCGCGCCCGGGACAGggtatctttattttattttgtacgtGAATCGACTTTTTGTTGTTTTCTACTATAGGCTCCTTAAACTAAAGATTACGTGTAAAGATTTAAAATACGATAATTTATCGAGAAATAGTAGTAACTGGAAATGGTCGGTTCGCCTTTTTACTTGCTTGACTGCTTTGTGCTTGTGCATGTTGATGGGTAGCTATAAGTTTAGATTAATATAgattagtaattattttaataatttaaagatACAACATAAGTGGCTATACTTCCTATTAGATCTATATTCGAAAGTAAATTGGCAAAATTGCTCATAAGTAGTTAGTCTTCATTActcataaaattgttttttttttttcattagtaATGTCAAATTACAGATGCGAGTAAAGTCGACGAGATAATAAGAGACGCAAAGAAAGCAAAGGCCGAAGGCAAAAAGTTCAAATTCGACTACCAGAAGATTCTGCCAGACTACGATAACCCTTCCAGCGTAAAACAAGAGACGACGCCGAGAAGGAAAAAGAAGATGGCGCAGAAAAAGAACAGACGCACAAGTCGCCGTGCCCTCCCAAACTTAACAGAATCTCTGTCAGTAGAAGTGGGGATATTAAGAGGAAAAGTGACAGATACGATAGCTCCAGGAGGCATTCTGGCAGATATGATAGACCTAGAAAAAGCGATAGAGACAAGTATAAAGATAAATCAACTGATAAGAGTAAAGAAAGGGAATCTAAGAAAGATACTAAAGAATCAACTACAGGTGCAGATACTGTTGTCGAACAAGACCCTAAGGAGACAGATGTTAATCTCAGCGATTACTTGGTCTGTGACAGTTGGTCATTGGACAATGAAGACAAACCGAGCCCTCATGTTGATGACAAATCTAAGGCAACTcctaaaaaagaaaacaaaccCAAAGAGGTTAAAGAAACCTTTAAAGATATAGACAAAACCACAAAAGATTTAGAAAAAACGAAAGAGGATCTGGAGAAAGAAGCTATTTTAAAAGCAGTTGAGGTCCCAACTCTGCAAAAGATAGAGAAACTGAAACCTGTCATCGATTCCTTTGAATATGAAATAGATCCAAATGACGACGAAATATTAGACATATTTGGTGGGGATTCTAAACTAGAAGACTTTGCTAAGGTCAAACCTAAGAAAAGCTTCGATTATAACCAAGATACGAACATGTCTGACAGTTTAGCGGATGACAATTTCCTAGAATCAGTAATAAATGAAattaagcaagaaaatataagtgaCGATGACAGTCAAGACAAAGGTTTAGTTGAATACGATTCTCCTGTAGTtgattttaaatgtcaaggcACGCCTGAGCTAGATGACAGTAGTAGGCAGCGATTAAGTCGAGCTAGTGACTATAGCGACAGCTACAGATCTACTGACAGTGGTTGTAAAAGTACTGAAAGCGGATACAGAAGTACAGAGAGTGGTTATACCTCTAGAAGTGACAAACAGAAGAGTTCAGAAAAGAAGAGTAAGGGTAGAAAAGATAAAGAGAAGACAGCGGCAGAGAAAGAGTTTTTAGTGCAGAAAGAGGTTGATGAGGCTTTGGAAAGGAAGGTTTCGAGGTCTACGATAGTGTCGTTAGAGATGTGGGACTTTGTGCTCAAGATATGCCAGCCGTTGCTGTTTAGGCATGACAAGACCAAGTGTTACAAGTAAGTAcagttaatttaaatgtaaacaTACGTAAAAAGGGTAAAATATTTAGCCTGTCAAACAAATTTGTCCCCAGAGAAAGGCGCGAATTTCAAAATTTCTGTAGGGCCACAccccggacactggcgatcaaatatatgaaagaggcgcgttcctagcacacagtctaagctcgtgtaggtgaacgcgtatgagtgaaatatgacaggtcgactattcgcgtttttgacaggcggtaactgtgaggtaaccgagagggggtgggcggcactttcagcgaggagcgggagtggctgtacgatagtactctttattatactgtggtagggCTATCAACATTCgcgcctattttttttttttgttatttgtgtgtgtgctctcgttttggaggccaagatcctctttggatcacagaGCCATACTAGTTATTTTGCCTCTGGCTTGGCAAACTATAGTAGCCAAGAGTTTGAGTTCTTTTGTATTCAATCACCAATGTCAGTCACTCAAATGTAGATAAAAAGAACTGTCTTAATCGGTTTTTCTCCCTCGCGTGTTAAAAAAGCACAGAGCttttaatattgtctttggttaccgcgatagttactcatgaaataaaactatggaaacggattaaatcgcgtataatgaatttaaaattcatcccgacgtttcgaactctttacagcgttcgtggtcaacgggtgactctCGGGTGGTCGGGTCTCGGGTGGTTCGTGGTCGTGGGGTGGtgagagttcgaaacgtcgggatgaattttaaattcattatacgcgatttaatccgtttccatagttttatttcacagaGCTTTTGTTTAATCAGTCCATCTGGCGTCTTGCAAAAGGTAATGTTTTTCCTTCAGCTGCCCAAAGTCCCAAGAAATGTTCTAATAGATAACCCGTTCTTTTCCAGACAAACTCGCGTCCAACCCAGCGTGTGGTGGGCGACGCGACCGACGGCGTGCACCTGCgtgcgcgggcgcggcgttgTGCTGAGCGAGCTGCGCGCGCAGCGCATGGCTCTAGTAGACCGCGTGTACTCCACCGACCAGTGAGTACACCGTGTACTGTGTACAGCTACAGGttgtgtcacacctcggacactggcgatcaaatatatgaaagaggcgcgttcctagcacacagtcttagctcgtgtaggtgaacgcgtactatgcttgtatgagtgaaatatgaaagGTCGACtggacaggcggtaactgtgaggtaaccgagaggggatgggcagcactttcagcggggagcaggagtggccatactgtacgatagtactctttattatactgtggttgtgTACTACCCGGCGTGAGGCGGGCGGCCCCACCGACGGCGTGCGGCTGCGGGCGCTAGGAGACCGCGTCTACTCCACCGACCAGTGAGTACACTAGGGAACACAATTACCGATCACATTATACCGGTTATACCGatcatgaattaattttgtCCTTTTGCATGACATGCCCGTCCGTACCATGCTAGGCGATTCGCTCTTGTTCTATACCAGTGCAACGTTGGCTAACTCTTATATACTATTTGTCTTATCCATTCTTGTTATCCACCTTTGGGGCCCGCCCGACCCGACACTGATAAGaataataataagaataatttattgaaaaaacctTATTGCTAATGTTACATTTATGCGTTTACTTATAGTTACAGTATGTACATTGCCGCTGAGaattttttcaaatattaattatggggtgaaaagAATCCTGTATCTCGATAACAAAGAATTATTTGATAAATGTCCCCGTAGTTTAAAACACAATTtaatgtaaacaaattaaaatcatgAGAACATgtacataaataggtattaaaaataaaattaattacactTGGAAAACATGTGTTGCTGCGtcaggttgtttgtatgaaaccttcctttttttttaccagatttctatacattttctgtaacaaaaaaggaatgtttcatacaaacaacctaggacattttgggaaacctagtggatcttgctcaccatcatggactctatcagcctaccaatttttatcaaaatcggataCGTGATCCATGTAGCAACAAACTATCCGGGAATTGCTGATCTATGATTGACAGGAACATGTAAATTATTCTAAAGTTCAATAATTAAGGCAAATCCTACATcgaatttatgtttttttatttcagtaattTACGGTAAGGCGCTGCACAAGTGTGCAAACACTGCTAATACACATAGGCATACATACAGCAGGCCATCTCATTCTATATAACAGTCTATTTTTTGTGGCACTACTAACAAAACAATGAATTGCAATTTGGTAagccttttattttttttttataattcaaatTTACGGTTATAGTCAATCGAAACAGTTGAAAAGTTTTTGCTACCTAACAAATGTTTTTGTACCTTCATTTAGGTATACTGTTCTTCTATATTTAGGTAactaataaaagtaataaagcaggtatataatttttaactaaatatagTTTTTAATTAGATAGCAAATCATTCATCATAGTGGAACTCATTGCAATATTAGTTGATAAATATACTAAAATACCACTTCAATAATTTCAGGATATCCGACGGCCCGTTCCCAACCAAACGCAGCTGGTACCCGCCCCTGGATCTAACCCTAACTGAAAACGTCACGGTACCATCCAGAGAAGCCTCTCGT encodes:
- the LOC125237386 gene encoding uncharacterized protein LOC125237386, coding for MDSEGSSSGLPGSDNQDSNEPTPPGTVVSFKTTPPSLPRKLLPSSKGVENAKKRLRAFSIQKKTPIATAPLVKPSSSAGGTGTTVLIGKLSSVKPPVAKVVEDESKKLPKPPKPGANRKNFQDSYTELQKRTLAEIEDMKRKMELVDLGIPLGLICPSSTNEQAMPTKAMPPIKTFLDASKVDEIIRDAKKAKAEGKKFKFDYQKILPDYDNPSSVKQETTPRRKKKMAQKKNRRTSRRALPNLTESLSVEVGILRGKVTDTIAPGGILADMIDLEKAIETSIKINQLIRVKKGNLRKILKNQLQVQILLSNKTLRRQMLISAITWSVTVGHWTMKTNRALMLMTNLRQLLKKKTNPKRLKKPLKI